A genomic segment from Cricetulus griseus strain 17A/GY chromosome 8, alternate assembly CriGri-PICRH-1.0, whole genome shotgun sequence encodes:
- the Timp4 gene encoding metalloproteinase inhibitor 4 isoform X1, with amino-acid sequence MPWSSLDALSWALVLRLLALLRPPGLGEACTCAPAHPQQHVCHSALVIRAKISSEKVVPASEDPTDTQKMIRYEIKQIKMFKGFEKAKDVQYVYTPFDSSLCGVKLETNSQKQYLLTGQILSDGKVFIHLCNYIEPWEDLSWVQRESLNHHYHQNCGCQITTCYAVPCTISAPNECLWTDWLLERKLYGYQAQHYVCMKHVDGICSWYRGHLHLRKEYVDIIQP; translated from the exons ATGCCCTGGAGCTCCCTAGATGCGCTGAGCTGGGCGCTGGTGCTGCGGCTGCTGGCATTGCTGCGGCCCCCGGGGCTGGGTGAGGCGTGCACCTGCGCTCCTGCGCACCCCCAGCAGCACGTCTGCCACTCAGCTCTAG TAATCCGGGCCAAAATCTCCAGTGAGAAGGTAGTTCCTGCCAGTGAAGACCCTACTGACACTCAAAAAATGATCCGGTATGAAATCAAACAGATAAAG ATGTTTAAAGGGTTCGAGAAGGCCAAGGATGTTCAGTATGTCTACACACCATTTGACTCATCTCTCTGTGGTGTGAAACTAGAAACCAACAGCCAGAAGCAATATCTTTTAACTG GCCAGATTCTCAGTGATGGAAAAGTCTTCATCCACCTATGCAACTACATTGAGCCCTGGGAGGACCTGTCCTGGGTGCAGAGGGAGAGTCTGAATCATCACTACCACCAGAACTGTGGCTGCCAA ATCACCACATGCTACGCGGTGCCCTGTACCATCTCAGCCCCCAATGAGTGTCTCTGGACAGACTGGCTGCTGGAACGGAAGCTCTATGGGTACCAGGCCCAGCACTATGTCTGCATGAAGCATGTTGATGGCATCTGCAGCTGGTACCGGGGCCACCTACACCTCCGAAAGGAGTATGTTGACATCATCCAGCCCTAG
- the Timp4 gene encoding metalloproteinase inhibitor 4 isoform X2: MPWSSLDALSWALVLRLLALLRPPGLGEACTCAPAHPQQHVCHSALVIRAKISSEKVVPASEDPTDTQKMIRYEIKQIKMFKGFEKAKDVQYVYTPFDSSLCGVKLETNSQKQYLLTGQILSDGKVFIHLCNYIEPWEDLSWVQRESLNHHYHQNCGCQVRSPHATRCPVPSQPPMSVSGQTGCWNGSSMGTRPSTMSA, translated from the exons ATGCCCTGGAGCTCCCTAGATGCGCTGAGCTGGGCGCTGGTGCTGCGGCTGCTGGCATTGCTGCGGCCCCCGGGGCTGGGTGAGGCGTGCACCTGCGCTCCTGCGCACCCCCAGCAGCACGTCTGCCACTCAGCTCTAG TAATCCGGGCCAAAATCTCCAGTGAGAAGGTAGTTCCTGCCAGTGAAGACCCTACTGACACTCAAAAAATGATCCGGTATGAAATCAAACAGATAAAG ATGTTTAAAGGGTTCGAGAAGGCCAAGGATGTTCAGTATGTCTACACACCATTTGACTCATCTCTCTGTGGTGTGAAACTAGAAACCAACAGCCAGAAGCAATATCTTTTAACTG GCCAGATTCTCAGTGATGGAAAAGTCTTCATCCACCTATGCAACTACATTGAGCCCTGGGAGGACCTGTCCTGGGTGCAGAGGGAGAGTCTGAATCATCACTACCACCAGAACTGTGGCTGCCAAGTAAG ATCACCACATGCTACGCGGTGCCCTGTACCATCTCAGCCCCCAATGAGTGTCTCTGGACAGACTGGCTGCTGGAACGGAAGCTCTATGGGTACCAGGCCCAGCACTATGTCTGCATGA